One window from the genome of Fulvivirga lutea encodes:
- a CDS encoding erythromycin esterase family protein, with translation MDRFFLSQTPWVSCSIILLSLFISSCKDDEEIILDTQTKALVETLDQELKPLTINPLDWSDEELSFLDPLANKKIIALGESTHGTAEFFDSKHRIFKYFVENHDFKVFAFEADFGESLLINDAVQRGASNEIEELMKSKMHFWTWRTEEVKNLLVWMSNYNQSKSEEDKLQYVGVDCQFNTFHPGMVRSYLNKTDATFFASADEILIEAKSASEGYFAAYSLEQFETYLEKIDELKALMTNYKEELIEVSSEREFKLHVRILEVIKQVSIVRYYRGDYTINYRDKYMAENTVWFNDYFDGNKIVLWAHNRHIADEPNYGGGGSMGHRLKQDLTTDYTTIGFLFSRGSFTAVTQRGDQFRELQTQTINANPKTNSINFVMSQGKQSVFALKTIDLQKYGEWNDAFANSIEIFEIGAAFNNNPSDYYFKFDPAFYEYIIYFDTTTASVLL, from the coding sequence ATGGATCGATTTTTTCTCTCTCAAACCCCCTGGGTTAGTTGTTCAATAATTCTTCTGAGTTTATTTATTTCAAGTTGTAAAGATGACGAAGAAATAATTCTTGACACTCAAACTAAAGCCCTGGTGGAAACTCTTGACCAGGAGCTTAAACCACTTACTATCAACCCGTTGGATTGGAGTGATGAAGAATTGAGTTTTTTAGATCCGCTGGCGAATAAAAAGATCATTGCCTTGGGTGAATCCACACATGGAACAGCCGAATTCTTTGATTCTAAACATAGAATTTTCAAATATTTTGTAGAGAACCATGATTTCAAAGTATTTGCATTTGAAGCAGATTTTGGAGAATCGTTATTAATAAACGATGCTGTGCAGAGGGGTGCATCGAATGAAATTGAGGAATTAATGAAATCCAAAATGCACTTTTGGACTTGGAGAACCGAGGAAGTGAAAAATCTTCTTGTTTGGATGAGTAACTACAATCAAAGCAAATCAGAAGAAGACAAATTGCAGTATGTTGGAGTTGATTGTCAATTTAACACCTTTCACCCAGGCATGGTAAGAAGTTATTTAAATAAAACTGATGCTACATTCTTCGCAAGTGCTGATGAGATTCTTATTGAAGCCAAAAGTGCCTCTGAAGGTTATTTTGCTGCCTATTCATTAGAACAATTTGAAACCTATTTAGAAAAAATCGATGAGCTTAAAGCTTTAATGACCAATTATAAAGAAGAGTTAATTGAAGTAAGCTCTGAGCGAGAATTTAAGCTCCATGTAAGAATATTAGAAGTAATCAAACAAGTATCAATTGTAAGATATTACCGTGGAGACTATACAATCAACTATCGTGATAAATACATGGCTGAAAACACAGTTTGGTTTAATGATTATTTCGATGGAAATAAAATTGTATTGTGGGCGCATAACAGGCATATTGCCGATGAGCCTAATTATGGTGGGGGCGGCTCCATGGGACATAGACTCAAACAAGATTTAACCACCGACTACACAACCATCGGCTTTCTTTTTTCGAGAGGTTCGTTCACTGCTGTAACACAACGCGGTGATCAATTTAGGGAGCTTCAGACTCAAACTATTAATGCAAATCCTAAAACCAATTCAATCAACTTCGTAATGTCTCAAGGTAAACAATCTGTATTTGCACTAAAGACAATAGACTTGCAAAAATATGGAGAATGGAATGATGCATTTGCCAATAGTATTGAAATTTTCGAAATCGGTGCAGCCTTTAACAATAATCCGAGTGATTATTACTTCAAGTTTGACCCTGCATTCTATGAATATATAATATACTTTGATACAACTACAGCATCAGTTTTATTATAG
- a CDS encoding serine hydrolase domain-containing protein: MKIYQLLALTFLLSCTNSDSEIEPSSFEVISPEEAGLTHQFVDGLVNDAAELPNIYSFVVLKNGKLLTENYFNGKNRNSLLHIRSITKSVSSLLIGQLISTTKLSEDDYIEPYFTNYWQDSKHPYSDQIQLRHLLDMTSGFEWDESANAIQWYTQISDTWGFFFDHATAYPPNTYWNYNSGGVSLLAKVIGETAQMDCLKYADQVLFTPLEIEEYTWERDGLGNIRTDAGLQLKALNLAKIGLVVMNQGRFDDNQVLDSQWIAESWNPKIRLSGSMGPITSLAYNNLWWIGEYRELSVYFGLGYGGQLLLCVPSLDLVVVANHNFELNPNVANTHSEKFLTAIFKPLLDELID; encoded by the coding sequence ATGAAAATATACCAGCTTTTAGCACTCACTTTTTTATTATCCTGCACTAATTCAGATTCAGAAATTGAGCCTAGCAGTTTTGAAGTAATTTCACCCGAAGAGGCAGGGCTTACTCACCAGTTTGTCGATGGACTGGTAAATGATGCAGCAGAATTACCTAACATCTACAGTTTTGTAGTGCTGAAGAATGGTAAGTTATTAACCGAAAATTACTTTAATGGTAAGAATAGAAACTCGTTGCTTCATATTAGGTCAATAACTAAGAGTGTTTCTTCTTTATTGATTGGCCAGCTAATTAGTACTACCAAATTGTCAGAAGATGATTATATCGAGCCTTATTTCACTAATTATTGGCAAGATTCCAAACATCCTTATTCAGATCAAATACAACTGAGACATCTACTTGATATGACCAGTGGCTTTGAATGGGATGAATCTGCCAATGCCATTCAATGGTATACTCAAATTTCTGATACTTGGGGCTTTTTCTTTGATCATGCCACTGCTTACCCACCAAATACCTATTGGAATTATAACTCTGGTGGAGTGTCTCTTTTAGCAAAAGTTATAGGTGAAACTGCTCAAATGGATTGTCTGAAGTATGCTGATCAGGTATTGTTTACTCCACTTGAAATAGAAGAATACACCTGGGAGCGCGATGGTTTGGGTAATATAAGAACGGATGCAGGTTTACAATTAAAAGCGCTGAACCTGGCTAAGATAGGACTTGTCGTTATGAATCAGGGAAGGTTTGATGATAACCAAGTTCTTGACTCTCAGTGGATAGCAGAGTCATGGAACCCTAAAATAAGATTAAGTGGAAGTATGGGTCCGATTACTTCATTGGCATATAACAATTTATGGTGGATAGGTGAATATAGGGAGTTGTCCGTTTATTTTGGTTTGGGTTATGGCGGACAACTCCTGTTATGTGTTCCTTCTTTAGACCTGGTTGTAGTAGCCAATCATAATTTTGAATTGAATCCTAATGTAGCTAACACCCATTCTGAAAAGTTCTTAACAGCTATATTCAAGCCATTATTGGATGAGTTGATTGATTAG